tctcactgaacccagtCAGCTCACCAGTGGACTAGGCTGGCTGACCCTGAACCACCCCCTCacgagctggagttacagacatctgCTCCGtctggcttcttcctgtttgtccttttagagacagggtttctctgtgtagccctggctggcctggaactcacagagatctctgtctcctgagtgctgggattaaaggtgtgcgccaccaccgccagctcaTGCCTGGCTTTCTCTGGGTCTGTTGGGGATACagccaggtcctcatgcttgcccagcaaagCACCTCACCTTACCACCTGAGTCAGttccccagctccttcctcctaGTCCTTAAAAAAAGATGTCTGCAGCTCACCTGGAGTTAAATTCCTCTACCAGGGACTTGGTTATGCGTTTCAGTTTGTCCACAAACTGAGGTGAGCCAAACAGAACACTGCCAGAGAAGCTACTGGCCACCAGCATGACGGAGGCAAGGATGGTCAGCTGTTTctgctgcagctccagctcctgcagccgGGCTCTGTCCATCAGCAGGGtctgaggagggggtgggggtggggggcacatcAGGGGGATCCGGCCCGAGCTCAAACCCCAAAACAAGGCaatgcccccattcccacctcggGAAACTCTTCATTCTCAGGGTCCCAGATGAGGAGGTTCAGGAAGCCCTGGGACAGCACCATTGTAGAACTGAGAGGTTCCGGGGCAGCCGCGtccctggaagaggagccaggcgAGCTGGAGGAGTCCCGTGTGTCAGCGCAACTTACAGAAGGCCTGGTGAGGTCCGCAGCCGCCTGGGTCAGCCACTTGGTGGTGTGATCGAGGAGGTCTGCAATGGAGGAGGAGTGTATAAGCATCTTTACCGCTGCAGCTTCGCGCCACAGTTCTCTGCAGCTACTACTGTTCCTGTGGAGCGTGGTGGAGCTGAGGTGGGAGCCCTgccatgagtttggggccagcctgagctacataatgagtttcagaatagccaaggctaaagagtgagaccttatctcaaaacactaaaataatcactaaattaaaatgtaaaaagtgtATGCTCCTGGTTAAtctgccttcttctccctcccactcACTGTGTGAAGAGCGTCAGGTGCAAGCTGTGGCCCGCCCGTCCTCACGTCATACATACTGGGCTCCTTGTTGAGGCGCTCCTGGAACTCAGCCCGCTCAAACTGGATCGAGTGTTCCTGCAGCGGCGGCTGGAGGCTCTGGATCGTGTAGTTCACCATGTCCATTTTCATCtgccccagcacttggaagatgccCCTAGCGCAGGAGAGAGGAACCATGCTACTAGAGGACCCAAGCGGAGGGCAGCCAGCAGGGTGACTGAGGCCCGCGCTCCAGCGCCTGGAAGGAGCTTAGCGGTAGCTCTGTCCTCCATCCACGGAAGGACAAGCAGCCGAGACCGAGGCCCATGGTGAGCCAAGTCGCTTTCACCATGTCCTCTCTCTGCTGAGCTGGGTGGAGCGCAGCAAGGTCTCAAGAGAgaagtctgtgagttcaagtcccgCAAGGGCTCCAGGGTGCCCTGGAGAAGCAGCACACCAGCTCGGCCCAGAAGGCAGCCTTCTCCTCTCCACTcaggccaggggtgggggtggctttTGAATTTTAACTCCCTGAACACACCTCCTAAATGCCACACAGCCATACCGTACATCAGGAGAGGACATGCCGTGTCCCTTACAGTGTGTGAACTGAGACCAGAGAAAAGTTAGGACAGGATGTCTGTCACGCCTTGGAATTCCGTCTACCGCAGTGTCTTACACAAAGGTCCTGTCAAGCTAAGGATGACCCAAAGGTCCACTTTGGAAATGTGAAAACCAACAGGCCAGAGAGGAGCCGGGCGTCAAGTTGCCTCCAGCAGAAAGAGAGTAAGACAACGGCTGTCCTGGAGTCGGCCAGCCCTTCCCAGCCCAGGCCCTGGAGCAGGTTAGGTGACTACCCACAAGTGTCCCACCTCAGCAGCCGGACAGGATCCGTGATGCTCTCCAGTTTCTGCACGGCTTCGTCTCGCACTGGTGCGCACAACAAGACCATCATGTTGAGAATGTACTTAGAGAGGTAGGTGACATCCAAGTCCCCACGCTCAGCTTGCTGATGGAGGAAGTCCATGTCCAAGGCCTCTTCGATCTCACTTCTTAAGCGGTTCTGGCGTGGTAACAACAGCGACAACAGAATCTGCCAGGCAGGTCAGAAGAGACACTGCTGAGTCCCACATTCCCCCATGTTCACGCCTTCACACACACCAGCCTGTCTTTTCAGGATCAGGAAGTTGCTGCAGACATGCTCCACTGAGTATTATCTTAGCTTGTGATAAATGGGTCAGAGTGAGATAGAGTTTAATAAAGCCAAGGACCACACAAAGCACACGGGACACAGACAGAGCTGGGCTAGAAGCACTTCCGTTcaggtctcagcacccacgtggcgctcacagccatctataactctagaCTGGGGgctctagcgccctcttctggcctgcctgGGCACTGCACGTACATGATGCACAGTCacacatgcgggcaaaacaccatacacataagataaaaatactcaatttgtgttttttaaaactttatttttatcttatggacattagtgtttgcctgcatgtatgtctgtgtgagggtgttgatcccctggaactggagttacagacagttgtgagctgccatgtggttgctacaaattgaacccgggtcctctggaagagcagttggtgctcttaacctcggagccatctctccagccccttatctgtggtttttcaagacagggtttctctgtgtagtcctgactgtcctggaactagttctgtagcccaggctggcctcaaactcagagatctgtttgcctctgcctcccgagtgctgggactaaaaataaatcttaactgAAAAAGAACCAGAAAATGTGCTCTTAATTTAAGAAGGGcagttatttatttcttaaaatatttcagagGGAGAAGACAGATCAGAAGAACTGTAATGGGGTCTCTGATGCCCAAACGTGAGCTCCTGGTAACtgactcttatttatttatccctGTGTCTCCTTAAGACACCCAACACGTGGAGCTGGAGGACACACCCATGCCTATTTAGGGTAATCAAATATAAATTGTCTCAGCAGAATCCAGTTACCAGCTCCATGTGGTACACGAGAAGACTGCTTCATGTTACCTATTTCAGTCGGCAAGCTTTCAAAGTTACCAACTCAGAGCGGCTTTGTTTCAAATCTGCCCTTCCGGGACCCtgccctgggaagcagaggctgacaCCGTCTCCACCGCTCCCCCTTCCCCATGTTTCTCTGTTGGGGTTGCAACAAGTTCCCTCTGTAGTCTGCAGGGCACTAAATATCCTACAAGAGGAAGGGCCTCCTTCACTGCCCCGCTCTCTGAAGGAAGCTGGTCATCCCCGAAGATAAAAGGCAGGTCTCTGTGCCTCTGACCGACCCATCACTCACCCCAAATAGAGCCCATTATTCACCGGATTTTGACTTTCAAGGCAGGATACACCAACACAGCTCGATGCCGTAACTCACTCAGCACATTTGTAGCGACGGACGCTCCGGAGTTCTTCAGAAGTCTCTGTCTTTAGCCATGGCCCCCTTTTCCCGTCCTGCTGCAGTCATTGACAGGACCTCTTCCCCACTGAAGTTACTCAGTGGTTGGGCTGTCTAGTCACCTTGGCAATTAGGACTTGCGGCCACCACCCACTGGTGCCTGCCGAGACAGGCCTTGGAACCTCCAAGCTACAATGAAGATGTGCACTCACCTCCCTGACCtctttcagaagttcaagggcacaGCTGAAGTCCGGGGGCACAGAGGACAGCTGCTCTTTCAGGTGGTCCCAGAAGTCACTGGGCATCGTCTCCTTGCCCTTACCTTCCAGGCTACAAGAAGGTCAAACACACAGGTTACTCCCGCCATGAGAAACTGTTCCAGGCTCAGAATCTGAGCCCCAGAGACAACACCAGGAGCGACAGACGGGCCCAGCGGGCCGTCACTGAAGGCTAGGTGTGACTACAAGAGCAGAAGCAAGCCTGAGTGTAACAGTGAGTCTTCCCTGTGGGCCTCACCGTGTGTGGCTACACGCTGCTGCATCGGGCAGGTTTTTCATCACTTTCTTTCACTCCTAAAATCTAGGAAAATATTCTCCTTTTTTGACAATACTCAAATGTCAGAGACACCTCCAGATCAGTCAGGCTTAAAATAAATTGGCTCAGCCCAGTGTGAtggcatcccagcactcaggaggcagacgcagggggatctctgtgagttccaggccagccagggctacacacacacacacacacacacacacacacaattatctcaaaaaaaaaaaaaaaaagactacccCCACCCACCTCTTCCTCATATATTCCTATTCTGAGAGCATTATCTATCAAGTCAGGAAGGCTAcgttttgttattgttctttgttataactttaaaaaattaaaataatgtccacactcaggaggcagaggcaggaggaccagcctgggctacatgagaccctgtctaaactaAAAAAATACAGATGCAATTTAATATagaaaggaaatttttttcttttttcttttcttttctttatgtatttatttatttttggtttttcaagacaaggtttcactgtgtaacattcaggctgtcctggatctcactctgtggaccaggctggcctcgaactcactgagatctacctgcttctgcctcccgagtgctgggttaaaggtgtacaccaccaccgcctggctcagagAATCTTTTCAACAAATGCTGTTAGAATTACTAAACATCACATGTAGAGAACTGAATTTAAATTACGTGGACAAAAGGATCATACTTTTGGACTGTGAACACTAAACCATTATATTAGCCTCAATAGATTAATCAAAGCAGGAACTATTGCAATCAACACACTTTGCCAAGGCAACAACAATTGGGTTGTTTTGCTTGTTAGAGttgggtctccctgtgtagccctgactggccgcaactctctgtgtagacccaggtagccttgaactcacagatctgcctcccaacctcctaggattacaggtgtgtgtaggtgtgtgtgtgtgtgtgtgtgtgtgtgtgtgtgtgtgtgtgtttgtaccatCACACAAcactgagtttatttttaataactgtaatagtttgaaagaaaatggcccctgaaGGGAGTGTggcctgctggaggaagtgtcactcGGGCTTTAAGTCTTCTTTGCTCAAGCTttactcagtgtgacactcagaccacttcccGGTGGCTGCAGAtcaaagatgtaggactctcagctaggCTGGCAAGCCACATCTGCCCGCacgccaccatgttgcaccatgatggtaatagataaacctctgaaaatgtaagctgccccaattaaatgttttcctttataagagtttcccgtggtcatggtgcctcttcacagcagtagaaaccataactaagacagtgatatttgcttatttattgattGGGGAGGGgcacatgtgggtcccaggaattaaGCTCAGGCTGTCGGGCTTAGCAGCAAATGTCTCTGCCCACTGAGTCACGGAACCCCTCAGCACTAAGTAATG
This DNA window, taken from Peromyscus maniculatus bairdii isolate BWxNUB_F1_BW_parent chromosome 21, HU_Pman_BW_mat_3.1, whole genome shotgun sequence, encodes the following:
- the Tcp11 gene encoding T-complex protein 11 homolog isoform X2; this translates as MPNVKDRAARKEARTAEGASREPHAGHPRESASSAQGHRSRLTERVHETSKLDSHSEEKTLSSSSLEGKGKETMPSDFWDHLKEQLSSVPPDFSCALELLKEVREILLSLLLPRQNRLRSEIEEALDMDFLHQQAERGDLDVTYLSKYILNMMVLLCAPVRDEAVQKLESITDPVRLLRGIFQVLGQMKMDMVNYTIQSLQPPLQEHSIQFERAEFQERLNKEPNLLDHTTKWLTQAAADLTRPSVSCADTRDSSSSPGSSSRDAAAPEPLSSTMVLSQGFLNLLIWDPENEEFPETLLMDRARLQELELQQKQLTILASVMLVASSFSGSVLFGSPQFVDKLKRITKSLVEEFNSRPEETMQTVSEQVTQEIHQGLKSMGLAPLTSDNTASLIAQFQNIAKKENCVRNVIDQRIHLFLKCCFVLGVQRSLLDLPGGLALVEAELAELGQNFVTLTHHNQQVFGPYYTEILKPIISPGQKSKVESV
- the Tcp11 gene encoding T-complex protein 11 homolog isoform X1, which codes for MPSDFWDHLKEQLSSVPPDFSCALELLKEVREILLSLLLPRQNRLRSEIEEALDMDFLHQQAERGDLDVTYLSKYILNMMVLLCAPVRDEAVQKLESITDPVRLLRGIFQVLGQMKMDMVNYTIQSLQPPLQEHSIQFERAEFQERLNKEPNLLDHTTKWLTQAAADLTRPSVSCADTRDSSSSPGSSSRDAAAPEPLSSTMVLSQGFLNLLIWDPENEEFPETLLMDRARLQELELQQKQLTILASVMLVASSFSGSVLFGSPQFVDKLKRITKSLVEEFNSRPEETMQTVSEQVTQEIHQGLKSMGLAPLTSDNTASLIAQFQNIAKKENCVRNVIDQRIHLFLKCCFVLGVQRSLLDLPGGLALVEAELAELGQNFVTLTHHNQQVFGPYYTEILKPIISPGQKSKVESV